One region of Halomonas huangheensis genomic DNA includes:
- a CDS encoding esterase-like activity of phytase family protein produces the protein MLKPLHTLALAGLLWSLPGCAHNVQLASLAGANAIDGKTPTIPGLELCGTLKLPSQWPADSLASGQPLGGLSALAWDDDEQSLWLISDRGRLHQTRPLFDDGQLIDLAVISSHTLKDSSGQPLTGGDGDAEAVVLDNAEDGERGNTALLIAFERDHRLQSFTTEGYPNGDALHPSEAQRAGQTGSGNNRGMEAMTQLPDLGVLIGLESPPPGSDAKVTRLFSLDGRHQWGYPLADATGSSLTDMAPWPDTPDTLLTLERAYAPPHPLVITLKRTQLLAPPDVNTTTVASLSSADGWRLDNMEGLAALPDGSFLMLSDNNFSRLQRSLLACLRPETQ, from the coding sequence ATGCTCAAGCCTCTGCACACTCTCGCTCTGGCAGGCCTGCTGTGGTCACTGCCCGGTTGTGCCCACAATGTACAGCTCGCCAGCCTGGCCGGAGCCAACGCCATTGACGGAAAGACACCTACCATTCCCGGTCTCGAGCTATGTGGCACGCTGAAGCTACCCAGCCAATGGCCCGCCGACAGCCTGGCGTCGGGGCAACCGCTCGGCGGCCTATCAGCACTGGCCTGGGATGATGACGAACAGAGCCTGTGGTTGATCTCGGATCGTGGCCGCCTGCATCAAACTCGGCCGCTATTCGATGATGGCCAACTGATCGATCTGGCAGTGATATCCAGCCACACCCTCAAGGACAGCAGCGGACAGCCTCTGACAGGTGGAGATGGTGATGCCGAAGCCGTGGTGCTTGATAATGCCGAGGATGGCGAGCGCGGCAATACCGCACTACTGATCGCCTTCGAACGCGACCACCGCCTGCAGTCATTCACTACCGAAGGCTACCCCAACGGCGACGCCCTGCACCCGAGCGAGGCTCAGAGAGCAGGGCAAACCGGTTCAGGAAACAACAGGGGAATGGAGGCCATGACACAACTCCCCGACCTGGGCGTGCTCATCGGCCTGGAATCCCCACCGCCGGGCAGTGATGCGAAAGTCACGCGGCTGTTCAGCCTCGACGGCAGACATCAGTGGGGTTACCCATTGGCGGACGCCACCGGAAGCTCACTGACCGATATGGCGCCATGGCCGGACACTCCGGACACCCTGCTGACCCTCGAGCGTGCCTATGCACCACCCCACCCGCTGGTGATCACCCTCAAGCGCACACAGCTGCTGGCCCCTCCTGATGTCAACACCACTACTGTCGCCAGCCTTTCCAGCGCCGATGGCTGGCGACTCGACAATATGGAAGGACTGGCAGCATTACCCGACGGCAGTTTCCTGATGCTCAGTGACAACAATTTCAGCAGACTGCAGCGTTCGCTGCTGGCCTGTCTGCGTCCTGAGACTCAGTGA
- the dapB gene encoding 4-hydroxy-tetrahydrodipicolinate reductase produces the protein MTSASPRIAIVGAAGRMGRVLIAAVNQDAESELAAATVRPGSSLAGADLGELAGVGRLGIAAVDSLEAVVDDIDVLIDFTTPQLTLSNLAFCAEHGKAIVIGTTGLSDAELDELDSYRDQVPMVFAPNMSVGVNLTLKLLEIAARTLGDEGYDIEVIEAHHRHKVDAPSGTALRMGEVVAAAVDRNLKEHGVFERVGQCGPRDAKEIGFATVRAGDIVGEHTVMFATEGERIEVTHKASSRMTFARGAVRAARWVSGRSAGRYGMDDVLGLEDISGA, from the coding sequence ATGACTTCTGCATCCCCCCGTATTGCCATTGTTGGTGCCGCTGGCCGAATGGGTCGTGTGTTGATCGCCGCTGTCAACCAGGACGCTGAATCGGAGCTGGCGGCAGCCACGGTGAGGCCGGGTAGCTCTCTGGCGGGCGCTGACCTGGGTGAACTGGCTGGCGTCGGGCGCCTGGGCATTGCTGCCGTGGATTCACTGGAAGCCGTGGTCGACGATATCGATGTGCTGATCGATTTCACTACGCCGCAGCTGACCCTGTCGAATCTGGCTTTTTGCGCGGAACACGGCAAGGCCATCGTGATCGGTACCACCGGGCTGAGCGACGCGGAACTTGATGAACTCGATAGTTATCGCGACCAGGTGCCGATGGTCTTCGCGCCGAACATGAGCGTTGGTGTCAATCTGACGCTCAAGTTGCTGGAGATCGCCGCGCGTACCCTCGGCGATGAAGGTTACGATATCGAAGTCATCGAGGCCCACCATCGTCACAAGGTCGACGCTCCTTCGGGGACAGCCCTGCGTATGGGGGAAGTCGTGGCCGCAGCGGTGGATCGTAACCTCAAGGAACATGGGGTATTCGAGCGAGTTGGCCAGTGTGGTCCACGTGATGCGAAGGAGATTGGTTTTGCCACGGTGCGTGCGGGCGACATTGTCGGCGAACATACCGTGATGTTTGCCACCGAAGGTGAGCGCATCGAGGTGACTCACAAGGCGTCCAGTCGCATGACCTTCGCTCGAGGTGCGGTGCGTGCGGCGCGCTGGGTCAGTGGTCGCAGTGCAGGTCGTTATGGCATGGATGATGTGTTGGGGCTGGAGGATATCAGCGGGGCATGA
- the carA gene encoding glutamine-hydrolyzing carbamoyl-phosphate synthase small subunit, whose translation MNKPAILALEDGSVFHGVAIGADGQTSGEVVFNTAMTGYQEILTDPSYSRQIVTLTYPHIGNTGINPEDVESSSIAAAGLVIRDLPLVASNFRSTQSLSDYLASSNVVGIADIDTRRLTRILRDKGSQNGAILAGAEAEGADAEARALEAARAFPGLKGMDLAKVVSCTEQYEWSEGEWALGEGYADAAATERPFHVVAYDYGVKFNILRMLASRGCRLTVVPAQTSAAEVLAMQPDGIFLSNGPGDPEPCDYAIKAIGEILETDTPLFGICLGHQLLALASGANTVKMGHGHHGANHPVQDLDTGYVMITSQNHGFAADEATLPETLRATHRSLFDGTLQGIERTDRPAFSFQGHPEASPGPRDVAPLFDRFIEMMRSRR comes from the coding sequence TTGAACAAACCCGCAATTCTGGCCCTGGAAGATGGCAGTGTGTTCCACGGCGTAGCCATTGGCGCAGATGGGCAGACCAGTGGTGAAGTGGTGTTCAATACGGCCATGACCGGCTATCAGGAAATTCTCACCGACCCTTCCTACTCCCGACAGATCGTCACACTCACCTATCCCCATATCGGCAACACCGGCATCAACCCTGAGGACGTGGAATCCTCCAGCATCGCTGCTGCTGGGCTCGTCATCCGCGATCTGCCGCTGGTTGCCAGCAACTTCCGCTCTACGCAAAGCCTGTCTGATTACCTGGCCTCCAGCAATGTGGTGGGTATCGCCGATATCGATACCCGTCGCCTGACTCGCATCCTGCGTGACAAGGGGTCGCAGAACGGTGCCATTCTTGCCGGTGCCGAGGCTGAAGGGGCGGATGCCGAAGCTCGCGCACTGGAAGCCGCACGTGCCTTCCCCGGACTCAAGGGCATGGATCTGGCCAAGGTGGTTTCCTGCACCGAGCAGTACGAGTGGAGTGAAGGTGAGTGGGCACTGGGCGAAGGTTATGCAGACGCCGCTGCTACTGAACGTCCGTTCCATGTGGTCGCCTACGACTACGGCGTCAAGTTCAATATTCTGCGTATGCTGGCCAGCCGCGGTTGCCGCCTGACGGTGGTGCCGGCCCAGACGTCTGCGGCCGAGGTGCTGGCGATGCAGCCGGACGGTATCTTCCTGTCCAATGGCCCCGGCGACCCCGAGCCCTGCGACTATGCGATCAAGGCGATCGGCGAGATTCTCGAAACAGATACGCCACTGTTCGGCATCTGTCTGGGCCACCAGTTGCTGGCGTTGGCCAGTGGCGCGAACACCGTCAAGATGGGCCATGGTCACCACGGTGCCAACCATCCGGTGCAGGACCTGGATACCGGCTATGTGATGATCACCAGTCAGAACCATGGCTTTGCTGCTGACGAAGCGACACTGCCGGAAACGCTGCGTGCCACACACCGTTCGCTGTTCGATGGCACCCTGCAGGGGATTGAACGTACCGATCGCCCCGCGTTCAGTTTCCAGGGCCATCCGGAAGCCAGCCCGGGGCCGCGGGATGTCGCCCCTCTGTTTGACCGCTTTATCGAGATGATGCGCAGCCGCCGTTAA
- the carB gene encoding carbamoyl-phosphate synthase large subunit — MPKRTDLKSILIIGAGPIVIGQACEFDYSGAQACKALREEGYRVILVNSNPATIMTDPVMADATYIEPITWQAVEKIIEAERPDAVLPTMGGQTALNCALDLDRYGVLDKYGVEMIGANADTIDKAEDRDRFDKAMKNIGLACPRAKVAHSMDEAWEIQAELGFPAIIRPSFTMGGSGGGVAYNKEEFKEICHRGFELSPTRELLIDESLLGWKEYEMEVVRDKNDNCIIVCAIENFDPMGVHTGDSITVAPAQTLTDKEYQIMRDASLAVLREIGVETGGSNVQFGVDPQTGRMVVIEMNPRVSRSSALASKATGFPIAKIAAKLAVGYTLDELQNDITGGHTPASFEPSIDYVVTKIPRFTFEKFPQANDRLTTQMKSVGEVMAIGRTFQESLQKALRGMETGNDGLDPVVTEFSDENMALIKGELQAAGAERIFYIADAMRSGMSVEDVFTLTNIDPWFLVQLEDLVKTEQQLTQRSLSELDARELFRLKRKGFADARLAKLLGVSEKDFRSTRQAAGIRPVYKRVDTCAAEFASDTAYMYSTYEEECEAEVSDRQKIMVLGGGPNRIGQGIEFDYCCVHAAFAMHDDGYETIMVNCNPETVSTDYDTSDRLYFEPVTLEDVLEIADKEKPVGVIVQFGGQTPLKLARDLEAAGVPIIGTTPDAIDRAEDRERFQQMIDKLGLKQPPNATARSFEEAFAKAEVIGYPLVVRPSYVLGGRAMEIVYDASELENYMTHAVKVSNDSPVLLDHFLNAAVEIDIDAVSDGEQVVIGGIMQHIEQAGVHSGDSACALPPYSLPADVQDEMREQVKRMAVELGVKGLMNVQLAWQDGEIYVIEVNPRASRTVPFVSKCIGISLAQIAARCMAGKTLAEQGFEKEIVPHFHSVKEAVFPFNKFPGVDPILSPEMKSTGEVMGSGETFAEAFYKAQLGAGEAIPPLTGERKAFLSVREPDKAGVIEVARSLVTLGFTLCATRGTAAALESAGLSVEVVNKVYEGRPHIVDSIKNDEIAYIVNTTEGRQAINDSSVIRRTALAHKVPYATTLAGASAVCMALEYGNTITVRRLQELHAGANK, encoded by the coding sequence ATGCCCAAGCGTACAGATCTCAAAAGCATACTCATCATCGGCGCCGGTCCTATTGTCATCGGTCAGGCGTGCGAATTCGATTATTCCGGTGCCCAGGCGTGCAAGGCTCTGCGTGAAGAGGGTTATCGCGTCATTCTGGTCAACTCCAATCCGGCCACGATCATGACCGACCCGGTAATGGCCGACGCTACCTACATCGAGCCGATTACCTGGCAAGCGGTGGAGAAAATCATCGAGGCCGAGCGCCCTGATGCGGTTCTGCCGACCATGGGCGGCCAGACTGCGCTGAACTGCGCCCTCGACCTGGACCGGTATGGCGTGCTCGACAAGTACGGCGTAGAAATGATCGGTGCCAATGCCGATACCATCGACAAGGCCGAGGATCGTGACCGTTTCGACAAGGCGATGAAGAACATCGGCCTGGCCTGTCCGCGGGCCAAGGTGGCCCACAGCATGGACGAGGCCTGGGAGATTCAGGCCGAGCTCGGCTTCCCGGCAATCATTCGTCCGTCCTTTACCATGGGCGGTTCCGGTGGTGGCGTGGCCTACAACAAGGAAGAGTTCAAGGAAATCTGCCACCGCGGATTTGAGCTCTCGCCGACTCGTGAACTGTTGATTGACGAGTCACTGTTGGGCTGGAAGGAATACGAGATGGAGGTCGTTCGTGACAAGAACGATAACTGCATCATCGTCTGTGCGATCGAAAACTTCGACCCGATGGGCGTGCATACCGGTGACTCGATTACCGTCGCCCCGGCGCAGACGCTGACTGACAAGGAATACCAGATCATGCGCGACGCCTCACTGGCGGTGTTGCGTGAGATCGGCGTCGAGACCGGTGGCTCCAATGTGCAGTTCGGTGTCGATCCGCAAACCGGGCGCATGGTGGTTATCGAAATGAACCCGCGGGTGTCGCGCTCCTCGGCGTTGGCGTCCAAGGCGACCGGCTTCCCGATTGCCAAGATCGCCGCCAAGCTGGCGGTGGGCTACACCCTCGACGAGCTGCAGAATGACATCACCGGGGGGCACACTCCAGCGTCCTTCGAGCCGTCGATCGACTATGTCGTGACCAAGATTCCGCGCTTCACCTTCGAGAAGTTCCCGCAGGCCAACGACCGCCTGACGACACAGATGAAGTCCGTCGGTGAGGTGATGGCTATTGGTCGCACCTTCCAGGAGTCGCTGCAGAAAGCGCTGCGCGGCATGGAAACCGGCAATGATGGTCTTGACCCCGTCGTCACTGAGTTCAGCGATGAGAACATGGCGCTGATCAAGGGTGAGCTGCAGGCTGCCGGCGCCGAGCGTATCTTCTACATCGCTGACGCGATGCGTTCGGGCATGAGTGTCGAGGATGTGTTCACGCTGACCAATATCGACCCGTGGTTCCTGGTGCAGCTCGAGGACCTGGTCAAGACCGAACAGCAACTGACCCAGCGTTCACTGTCTGAGCTGGATGCGCGCGAACTCTTCCGCCTCAAGCGCAAGGGCTTTGCGGATGCTCGACTGGCGAAGCTGCTGGGTGTGTCCGAGAAGGATTTCCGCAGTACCCGCCAGGCCGCCGGCATTCGTCCGGTCTACAAGCGTGTCGATACCTGTGCCGCCGAGTTCGCATCAGATACCGCCTACATGTACTCGACCTACGAGGAAGAGTGCGAGGCCGAGGTTTCCGATCGCCAGAAGATCATGGTGCTGGGTGGTGGTCCCAACCGTATCGGCCAGGGCATCGAGTTTGATTATTGCTGTGTGCATGCGGCCTTTGCCATGCACGATGATGGCTATGAAACCATCATGGTCAACTGCAACCCGGAAACCGTCTCTACCGATTACGATACCTCTGACCGGCTTTACTTCGAGCCGGTAACGCTGGAAGACGTGCTGGAAATCGCCGACAAGGAGAAGCCGGTCGGTGTGATCGTGCAGTTCGGTGGTCAGACGCCGCTCAAGCTGGCGCGTGATCTCGAGGCTGCCGGTGTGCCGATCATCGGTACCACCCCGGATGCCATCGATCGTGCTGAGGATCGTGAGCGCTTCCAGCAGATGATCGACAAGCTGGGTCTCAAGCAGCCGCCCAATGCCACCGCGCGCAGCTTCGAGGAAGCCTTCGCCAAGGCTGAGGTCATTGGCTACCCGCTGGTGGTGCGTCCGAGCTATGTGCTGGGTGGTCGGGCGATGGAAATCGTCTACGATGCCTCTGAGCTCGAAAACTACATGACCCACGCGGTCAAGGTCTCCAATGACTCGCCGGTGCTGCTGGACCACTTCCTGAATGCCGCTGTCGAGATCGATATCGATGCAGTTTCCGACGGTGAGCAGGTGGTCATCGGCGGCATCATGCAACATATCGAGCAGGCTGGCGTACACTCCGGTGACTCCGCCTGTGCGCTGCCGCCCTATTCTCTGCCGGCGGATGTGCAGGACGAGATGCGTGAGCAGGTCAAGCGCATGGCGGTGGAGCTGGGCGTCAAGGGCCTGATGAACGTGCAGCTGGCGTGGCAGGACGGTGAAATCTACGTCATCGAAGTCAATCCGCGCGCCTCGCGTACCGTGCCCTTCGTCTCCAAGTGCATCGGTATCTCGCTGGCTCAGATTGCGGCGCGTTGCATGGCGGGCAAGACGCTGGCCGAGCAGGGCTTCGAGAAGGAGATCGTGCCGCATTTCCACAGCGTCAAGGAAGCGGTGTTCCCGTTCAACAAGTTCCCTGGTGTCGATCCGATCCTGTCGCCGGAGATGAAATCTACCGGTGAGGTAATGGGCTCCGGTGAGACCTTCGCCGAAGCCTTCTACAAGGCGCAGCTGGGTGCCGGTGAGGCGATTCCTCCGTTGACGGGGGAGCGCAAGGCATTCCTGTCCGTTCGTGAGCCGGACAAGGCTGGTGTTATCGAAGTGGCACGTTCTCTGGTAACATTGGGTTTTACACTCTGCGCAACCCGTGGCACGGCGGCGGCACTGGAAAGTGCAGGCCTGTCGGTAGAGGTCGTCAACAAGGTTTATGAAGGCCGGCCACATATCGTCGATTCGATCAAGAACGACGAAATTGCCTATATCGTCAATACCACCGAGGGTCGTCAGGCGATCAATGATTCCTCGGTGATCCGTCGCACCGCGCTTGCCCACAAGGTTCCCTATGCCACGACTCTGGCAGGGGCCAGTGCTGTTTGTATGGCGCTGGAATACGGCAATACGATTACTGTGCGGCGGTTACAGGAACTGCATGCAGGAGCGAATAAATGA
- the greA gene encoding transcription elongation factor GreA: MNKVPMTVAGEQRLRDELDQLKSEARPKVIADIAEAREHGDLKENAEYHAAREQQGFIEGRIQEIEGKLSNAQVIDVTRLPKSGKVIFGVTVELLNLETDEEVTYRIVGEDEADIKQRRISVTSPIARALIGKEEGEIVVVRTPGGEVEYEISSVEHL, translated from the coding sequence ATGAACAAGGTCCCGATGACCGTCGCTGGTGAGCAACGCCTGCGTGATGAGCTGGATCAGCTCAAGAGCGAGGCTCGCCCGAAGGTAATCGCTGATATTGCCGAGGCGCGTGAGCATGGCGATCTCAAGGAGAATGCCGAGTACCATGCGGCCCGCGAACAGCAGGGCTTCATCGAGGGGCGTATTCAGGAAATTGAAGGCAAGCTGTCCAATGCTCAGGTTATCGATGTCACCAGGCTGCCCAAGAGTGGCAAGGTGATTTTTGGGGTTACCGTTGAGCTGCTCAACCTCGAGACCGATGAGGAAGTCACCTACCGCATCGTCGGCGAGGATGAGGCGGACATCAAGCAGCGTCGTATTTCCGTTACTTCGCCTATCGCTCGCGCCTTGATCGGCAAGGAAGAAGGCGAGATCGTGGTCGTGCGTACGCCGGGCGGCGAAGTCGAATACGAGATCAGCTCCGTCGAGCATCTGTAG
- the yhbY gene encoding ribosome assembly RNA-binding protein YhbY, protein MSLSQAQKKAFRSIGHHLDPVVTASENGISEGLLAELERALNDHELIKVKLALTERDDRAAVIDELADASGAEVVQKIGKVALLYRHNPKANPKLSNVSRFKDHHGRH, encoded by the coding sequence ATGAGCTTGTCACAGGCACAAAAGAAAGCATTCCGCAGCATCGGCCATCACCTCGATCCAGTGGTTACTGCCTCCGAGAACGGCATCTCCGAGGGCCTGCTGGCCGAGCTCGAGCGAGCGCTCAATGATCACGAACTGATCAAGGTAAAGCTCGCTCTTACCGAGCGCGACGACCGTGCCGCCGTCATCGACGAGCTGGCAGACGCCAGCGGCGCTGAGGTTGTCCAGAAGATCGGCAAGGTTGCCCTGCTGTACCGCCACAATCCCAAGGCAAACCCCAAGCTCTCCAACGTGAGTCGCTTCAAGGATCACCACGGTAGGCACTAA
- the rlmE gene encoding 23S rRNA (uridine(2552)-2'-O)-methyltransferase RlmE, giving the protein MASSRSSRPSSSAGKQASSANKRGSGSAGASKTSASWLKEHFDDRYVQQSWQDGYRSRASYKLIELDEKDRLFKPGMTVIDLGAAPGGWSQIAAERVGDNGVVIASDILEMDALAGVDFIAGDFTEEQVLEEILSVLNNRPVDLVMSDMAPNMSGMAAIDQPQAMYLVELALDLARQTLRPGGRFLAKVFQGEGFDAYLKDLRGSFQRVVTRKPDASRARSREVYLLAEGFKG; this is encoded by the coding sequence GTGGCATCTTCCCGTTCTTCCCGGCCTTCCTCGTCTGCTGGCAAGCAAGCATCATCGGCCAACAAACGTGGCTCAGGCAGTGCCGGGGCCAGCAAGACCAGTGCCAGTTGGCTGAAGGAGCACTTCGATGATCGCTATGTTCAGCAGAGCTGGCAGGATGGCTATCGTTCACGTGCCAGCTATAAACTGATCGAGCTCGATGAAAAGGATCGCCTGTTCAAGCCGGGCATGACCGTCATCGACCTTGGTGCTGCGCCGGGCGGCTGGAGCCAGATTGCGGCCGAGCGAGTGGGTGATAATGGCGTGGTGATCGCTTCCGATATCCTGGAAATGGATGCATTGGCGGGCGTTGACTTCATTGCTGGCGATTTCACCGAGGAACAGGTGCTCGAGGAAATCCTCAGTGTGCTGAATAATCGTCCCGTGGACCTTGTGATGTCAGACATGGCCCCCAATATGAGTGGTATGGCTGCCATTGATCAGCCTCAAGCCATGTATCTGGTGGAATTGGCGCTGGACCTGGCGCGTCAGACGCTGCGCCCGGGCGGTCGCTTCCTGGCCAAGGTATTTCAAGGTGAGGGTTTTGATGCTTACCTGAAGGATCTACGAGGCAGTTTTCAGCGGGTAGTAACACGTAAACCGGATGCCTCGCGCGCTCGCTCGCGTGAAGTCTATCTGCTGGCAGAAGGATTCAAGGGTTGA
- the ftsH gene encoding ATP-dependent zinc metalloprotease FtsH, with the protein MNDMAKNLILWLVIAAVLLTVFNNFSVENAPNTTNYSQFVQEVQNEKVRSVTIDGYTINGERSDGSTFQTIRPSAEDPKLMDDLLSHNVTVVGKKPEQQSLWMRLLIASFPILLILAIFMFFMRQMQGGGAGKGGPMSFGKSKAKLLSQDQIKTTFSDVAGCDEAKEEVEELVDFLRDPTKFQRLGGTIPRGVLMVGPPGTGKTLLAKSIAGEAKVPFFSISGSDFVEMFVGVGASRVRDMFEQAKKQAPCIIFIDEIDAVGRSRGAGMGGGNDEREQTLNQLLVEMDGFEANEGIIVIAATNRPDVLDPALLRPGRFDRQVVVPLPDIRGREHILNVHLRKVPLADDVKPSFIARGTPGFSGADLANLVNEGALFAARRNKRLVGMEELEMAKDKIMMGAERRSMVMTEKEKLNTAYHEAGHAIIGLVMPEHDPVYKVTIIPRGRALGVTMFLPEQDRYSLSRQQIISQICSLFGGRIAEEMTLGPNGVTTGASNDIKRATELAHNMVAKWGLSEEMGPIMYDEDESHQFLGGAGQSGGKLKSGETTTRLDKEVRKIIDGCYAQAEQILSDNRDKLDAMAEALMQYETIDADQLKDIMEGRSPRPPKDWDDRGSNGGSPVSGTPAEEEPEASSNADSDDASGGDEEDDDAPDRRPSDPLGGPAGS; encoded by the coding sequence TTGAATGACATGGCAAAGAACCTGATCCTGTGGTTGGTCATCGCAGCGGTGTTGCTGACGGTGTTCAACAACTTCAGCGTCGAGAATGCACCCAATACGACAAACTACTCCCAGTTTGTCCAGGAAGTGCAGAATGAGAAGGTGCGTAGTGTAACTATCGATGGCTACACCATTAACGGTGAGCGCAGTGATGGCAGCACCTTCCAGACCATACGCCCTTCGGCGGAAGACCCCAAGCTGATGGATGATCTGCTCTCCCACAATGTGACGGTGGTAGGCAAGAAGCCGGAGCAGCAGAGCCTGTGGATGAGGCTGTTGATTGCCAGCTTCCCGATTCTGTTGATTCTCGCCATCTTCATGTTTTTCATGCGGCAGATGCAGGGCGGCGGCGCAGGTAAGGGCGGGCCGATGAGTTTCGGCAAGTCCAAGGCCAAGCTGTTGTCTCAGGATCAGATCAAGACCACGTTTTCTGACGTGGCCGGCTGTGATGAAGCCAAGGAAGAAGTTGAGGAACTGGTCGATTTTCTGCGCGACCCAACGAAGTTTCAGCGTCTGGGCGGCACCATTCCGCGTGGTGTGTTGATGGTCGGACCTCCGGGAACTGGTAAAACGCTGCTGGCCAAGTCGATTGCCGGCGAGGCCAAGGTACCTTTCTTCTCGATTTCCGGCTCCGACTTTGTCGAGATGTTTGTTGGTGTGGGTGCGTCTCGTGTGCGTGACATGTTCGAGCAGGCCAAGAAGCAGGCTCCCTGCATCATCTTCATCGATGAGATTGATGCGGTGGGTCGTTCGCGTGGTGCTGGCATGGGCGGTGGTAACGACGAGCGTGAGCAGACACTGAACCAGTTGCTGGTGGAAATGGATGGCTTTGAGGCCAATGAAGGCATCATCGTCATCGCTGCTACCAACCGCCCTGACGTACTGGATCCGGCGCTGCTGCGTCCGGGCCGTTTTGATCGTCAGGTCGTAGTGCCGTTGCCCGATATCCGTGGTCGTGAACACATTCTGAATGTTCACCTGCGCAAGGTGCCGCTGGCCGACGACGTCAAGCCGTCCTTCATTGCTCGTGGTACGCCCGGTTTCTCTGGTGCCGACCTCGCCAACCTCGTTAACGAGGGGGCGCTGTTCGCAGCGCGTCGCAACAAGCGTCTGGTGGGTATGGAAGAGCTGGAGATGGCCAAGGACAAGATCATGATGGGCGCCGAGCGTCGTTCCATGGTCATGACCGAAAAGGAAAAGCTCAATACCGCCTATCATGAGGCGGGGCATGCGATCATTGGTCTGGTGATGCCTGAGCACGATCCCGTGTACAAGGTCACCATCATTCCGCGTGGTCGCGCTCTGGGTGTGACCATGTTCCTGCCCGAACAGGATCGCTATAGCCTGTCACGTCAACAGATCATCAGTCAGATCTGTTCGCTGTTCGGCGGTCGTATTGCCGAAGAGATGACGTTGGGGCCGAATGGTGTTACCACCGGGGCTTCCAACGATATCAAGCGGGCCACTGAGCTGGCGCACAATATGGTCGCCAAGTGGGGGCTGTCCGAGGAAATGGGCCCGATCATGTACGACGAGGACGAATCGCACCAATTCCTCGGTGGCGCGGGCCAGAGTGGCGGCAAGCTCAAATCCGGCGAGACCACCACGCGTCTCGACAAGGAAGTGCGCAAGATTATCGATGGCTGCTACGCCCAGGCGGAACAGATTCTCTCTGACAATCGCGACAAGCTGGACGCCATGGCTGAAGCCTTGATGCAGTATGAGACCATCGATGCCGACCAGCTCAAGGACATCATGGAAGGTCGCTCGCCTCGTCCGCCGAAGGATTGGGATGACCGTGGCTCCAATGGAGGGTCTCCGGTAAGCGGTACGCCGGCAGAGGAAGAGCCGGAGGCTAGCTCCAATGCGGACAGCGACGATGCCAGTGGCGGTGATGAAGAAGACGATGATGCGCCTGATCGTCGCCCCTCCGATCCTCTCGGCGGTCCCGCCGGAAGCTGA
- the folP gene encoding dihydropteroate synthase encodes MDSSASLTLACGRHRLDLSYPRIMGILNVTPDSFSDGGRHLSMDDALKRAEQMLAEGAAIIDVGGESTRPGAEPVSVQQELDRVVPVVEALVRELDALVSVDTSTPEVIRAVGHAGAGMINDVRNLRREGALQAASGTGLPVVLMHMLGEPGNMQDAPHYAEAIEDEVLGFLEQRIAACEAAGLRRDRLLLDPGFGFAKTVEHNLRLLHRMERLRELELPLLVGMSRKSFIGKVLERPVEERLAGGLALSALAVERGARILRVHDIAPHVDAVNMAWAVFEEGVEQGENRG; translated from the coding sequence ATGGATTCGAGTGCTTCCTTGACCCTCGCCTGTGGCCGTCACCGGCTCGACCTTTCCTACCCGCGGATCATGGGCATTCTCAATGTTACCCCTGACTCGTTCTCTGACGGTGGTCGCCATCTGTCAATGGATGATGCGCTGAAGCGTGCCGAGCAGATGCTGGCAGAAGGTGCAGCGATCATTGATGTGGGCGGAGAGTCTACTCGCCCCGGAGCGGAGCCGGTCAGCGTGCAGCAGGAGCTGGACAGAGTGGTGCCGGTGGTTGAGGCATTGGTACGTGAGCTCGATGCGTTGGTGTCGGTAGATACATCGACACCAGAAGTCATACGTGCTGTCGGCCACGCTGGAGCAGGCATGATCAACGACGTGCGCAACTTGCGTCGTGAGGGAGCGCTTCAGGCAGCGTCGGGCACTGGTTTGCCGGTGGTGTTGATGCATATGCTCGGTGAGCCCGGAAACATGCAGGATGCGCCGCACTATGCAGAGGCTATCGAGGATGAGGTGCTGGGGTTTCTCGAGCAGCGCATAGCAGCTTGTGAAGCGGCTGGGTTGCGTCGTGACAGACTGCTGTTGGATCCGGGCTTTGGTTTTGCCAAGACCGTGGAACATAATCTGCGTCTTTTGCATCGTATGGAAAGGTTGCGTGAGCTGGAGTTGCCGTTGTTGGTGGGCATGTCACGCAAGAGTTTCATCGGCAAGGTCCTGGAGCGTCCCGTGGAAGAGCGCCTCGCGGGTGGTCTCGCATTGTCGGCGCTAGCGGTTGAGCGTGGTGCACGCATTCTGCGTGTCCACGATATTGCTCCCCATGTGGATGCCGTGAATATGGCCTGGGCGGTGTTTGAAGAGGGCGTTGAACAAGGAGAAAACCGTGGCTAG